The Hemicordylus capensis ecotype Gifberg chromosome 6, rHemCap1.1.pri, whole genome shotgun sequence genome window below encodes:
- the SNAP47 gene encoding synaptosomal-associated protein 47: MNEDIRIHTWPCSYYLTAERRWISGKLSLTPVSVRFTADKSGELLASFPLTSISEIKKESSNFIFSSLTILEKENTKHWFSSLQPNRNVVFNILEHFWREQLFASDGAGSQACSSTQTSKGKELTGLLAGSQKRLEDTAKVLEHQGEQFDNIMKGLNKIESEMDVADRLLSELESPAWWPFGGKQLKGPIEVKPKEAPSVSVSGNKDGVIMCIPVIITERTDSNVKPGKLTLLASGLEINDSSSQLLHRFDKKDVDDVKVHTPYEISIRQRFIGKPDISYRLLSAKMPETIPILEMQFSKKIQFMEDALGFVGARKSQREDSVGTSIWQAATGLIGSMVQSGSAPSSSRGAGAGQQAQVQMQEPVVSDSEAQELKQILRKLKGLALETETELERQDESLDVITSSVDRATMNIGKQNRRMKRLT, encoded by the exons ATGAATGAGGACATCCGTATCCACACGTGGCCCTGCTCCTACTACCTTACCGCGGAGAGACGATGGATTTCCGGCAAGCTCTCACTGACGCCCGTTTCCGTCAGATTCACAGCTGACAAATCTGGGGAGCTCCTGGCCAGCTTCCCTCTTACAAGCATCAGCGAGATCAAGAAGGAGTCCTCCAACTTCATCTTCAGTTCCCTCACTATTCTGGAGAAGGAGAACACCAAGCACTGGTTCAGTTCTCTTCAGCCGAACCGCAATGTGGTCTTCAACATCctggaacacttttggagggagcaGCTGTTTGCCTCTGATGGGGCTGGATCTcaggcctgttcttctacccAGACATCCAAGGGGAAGGAGCTCACAGGCTTGCTGGCAGGATCTCAGAAACGCTTGGAAGACACTGCAAAGGTGCTGGAGCACCAGGGTGAACAGTTCGATAACATCATGAAGGGACTGAACAAGATTGAGTCAGAGATGGATGTTGCAGACAG GCTGTTGTCGGAACTGGAATCACCAGCTTGGTGGCCATTTGGTGGCAAGCAGCTGAAGGGACCAATAGAGGTCAAGCCAAAGGAGGCTCcatcagtttcagtttctggAAACAAGGATGGAGTCATCATGTGCATCCCGGTTATTATCACTGAAAGGACAGACTCTAACGTCAAGCCAGGAAAACTCACCCTCCTGGCTTCTGGTCTGGAGATCAACGACTCCAGTTCTCAGCTCCTTCACCGGTTTGACAAGAAGGATGTTGATGATGTCAAGGTTCACACGCCGTATGAAATCAGCATCCGCCAGAGGTTCATCGGGAAGCCAGACATCAGCTACCGACTGTTGTCGGCAAAGATGCCGGAAACCatccccatcttggagatgcagtTCAGCAAGAAAATACAGTTCATGGAGGATGCTCTGGGGTTTGTTGGGGCAAGGAAGTCTCAGCGGGAAGACTCAGTGGGGACTTCCATTTGGCAAGCAG CAACCGGACTGATAGGAAGCATGGTGCAAAGTGGATCGGCACCCTCGTCCTCTCGAGGAGCGGGAGCTGGCCAGCAGGCTCAGGTGCAGATGCAAGAGCCGGTCGTCTCTGACTCCGAGGCTCAAGAACTGAAACAG ATTCTGCGGAAACTCAAGGGCCTGGCCTTGGAAACTGAAACGGAACTGGAAAGGCAAGATGAATCCCTTGATGTCATCACCTCTTCGGTGGACCGAGCCACCATGAACATTGGCAAGCAGAACCGCCGAATGAAGAGGCTGACGTAG